The following are encoded together in the Kribbella voronezhensis genome:
- a CDS encoding NADPH-dependent F420 reductase, which yields MRIGTLGNGEMAEALGRHWVRAGHQVMIGGRDPGRAATVAARIGATGGSMQDASKYGKVVLLALPAEVAVGVLTGLDLAPGTTLVDCTNAFDHGDFTLAVPAMAESISQAVPHVRVVKAFNLAADTVWRDAPQLFDGAPLGVPICADDPAAADLVGRFVRDLGYLPVPAGSLARARLLEATAALAVGIWVTGGDVRALFPPRAAAFGTTPPTT from the coding sequence ATGCGAATCGGGACACTGGGCAACGGCGAAATGGCGGAAGCTCTCGGACGGCACTGGGTCCGGGCGGGCCACCAGGTGATGATCGGCGGCCGCGACCCCGGGAGAGCCGCGACGGTGGCCGCGCGGATCGGCGCTACCGGCGGATCGATGCAGGACGCCTCGAAGTACGGCAAGGTCGTGCTGCTCGCCCTGCCGGCCGAGGTGGCGGTGGGAGTTCTGACCGGGCTGGACCTTGCGCCCGGGACGACGCTGGTCGACTGCACGAACGCCTTCGATCATGGTGACTTCACCCTCGCCGTGCCTGCGATGGCCGAGTCCATCAGCCAGGCCGTTCCCCATGTCCGGGTGGTCAAAGCCTTCAACCTCGCTGCCGACACTGTCTGGCGGGACGCTCCGCAGTTGTTCGACGGTGCCCCACTCGGCGTACCGATCTGTGCTGACGATCCAGCCGCTGCGGACCTCGTCGGGAGGTTCGTCCGCGACCTCGGCTACCTTCCCGTCCCCGCCGGATCCCTTGCCAGAGCACGTCTTCTGGAGGCAACAGCCGCACTCGCCGTCGGCATCTGGGTCACCGGCGGCGACGTTCGCGCCCTGTTCCCGCCCAGGGCAGCCGCTTTCGGAACCACCCCGCCGACCACCTGA
- the trpS gene encoding tryptophan--tRNA ligase: MTSLSGITPSGRLTLGNHLGALRRFTDPDGFYFVANLHAMTTKHDPRRLVALTREMATLMLAAGLPPGTVFVQSDVPAHAQLAYLLECTSYVGELSRMIQYKEKGRGRPMTRASLFTYPCLMAADILLYGTDRVPVGGDQDQHVELARDVAIRFNREYGETFVVPQLQKAALAMRIKDLQNPTAKMSKSDEDNAVGTIRLLDPPDVIRRQVMRAVTDSDSEVRHDEAAKPGITNLLEILAACTDGDPVELAKAYPTYGALKADTADAVLAVIEPLQKEYARLASDPGAVDAMLAEGRDRAIEASAPRLQAAVRAMGLAGSVG; this comes from the coding sequence ATGACCTCGCTCTCCGGTATCACTCCGTCCGGCCGGCTCACCCTCGGCAACCACCTCGGCGCACTGCGCCGGTTCACCGACCCGGACGGCTTCTACTTCGTCGCGAACCTGCACGCGATGACCACCAAACACGATCCCCGCCGACTCGTCGCGCTGACCCGCGAGATGGCGACCCTGATGCTCGCCGCCGGCCTGCCACCGGGCACCGTGTTCGTCCAGTCCGACGTCCCCGCGCACGCCCAGCTCGCGTACCTGCTCGAATGCACTTCGTACGTCGGGGAGCTGTCCCGGATGATCCAGTACAAGGAGAAGGGCCGGGGCAGACCGATGACCCGGGCCTCGCTGTTCACCTATCCCTGCCTGATGGCGGCCGACATCCTGCTCTACGGCACCGACCGGGTGCCGGTCGGCGGCGACCAGGACCAGCACGTCGAGCTGGCCCGCGACGTGGCGATCCGGTTCAACCGCGAGTACGGCGAGACGTTCGTCGTACCGCAGTTGCAGAAGGCCGCGCTGGCCATGCGGATCAAGGACCTGCAGAACCCGACGGCGAAGATGAGCAAGTCCGACGAGGACAACGCGGTCGGGACGATCCGGCTGCTCGACCCGCCGGACGTGATCCGCCGCCAGGTGATGCGGGCCGTCACCGACTCCGACAGCGAGGTCCGGCACGACGAGGCGGCCAAGCCCGGAATCACCAACCTGCTGGAGATCCTGGCTGCCTGCACCGACGGTGATCCGGTCGAACTGGCGAAGGCGTATCCGACGTACGGGGCGCTCAAGGCGGACACGGCGGACGCCGTACTGGCGGTGATCGAGCCGCTGCAGAAGGAGTACGCGCGACTCGCCTCCGATCCAGGAGCCGTTGACGCGATGCTCGCCGAGGGGCGCGACCGGGCGATCGAGGCGAGTGCGCCGCGGCTCCAGGCTGCGGTCCGCGCGATGGGTTTGGCAGGATCAGTTGGGTGA
- a CDS encoding MarR family winged helix-turn-helix transcriptional regulator, with the protein MTGDRVDQLIAAWQRELPSVLYPTTELTKRVMLLADDLSEVTRRVLRDVGLTTAEFDVLVSLRRAGTPYRMKPSDLSRNLLLSSGGTSNVTNQLAGRGLVVREPDPDDGRGTQIRLTEQGIEAAERAVQASAAAHDEMWSELPPETVQAAAEALRALFVTDRPAARTGTRS; encoded by the coding sequence ATGACCGGGGACCGGGTGGACCAGTTGATCGCGGCCTGGCAGCGAGAGTTGCCGTCGGTGCTCTATCCGACGACGGAGCTCACCAAGCGGGTGATGCTGCTCGCGGACGACCTGAGCGAGGTGACCCGGCGGGTGCTGCGAGACGTTGGGCTGACCACCGCTGAGTTCGACGTACTGGTCTCACTTCGCCGCGCGGGTACGCCGTACCGGATGAAGCCGTCCGATCTCAGCCGCAACCTGCTGCTCTCCTCCGGCGGCACCAGCAACGTGACGAACCAGCTGGCCGGCCGGGGCCTGGTCGTCCGCGAGCCCGACCCGGACGACGGCCGCGGAACCCAGATCAGGCTCACCGAGCAAGGCATCGAGGCGGCCGAGCGCGCCGTACAGGCGAGCGCTGCGGCGCACGACGAGATGTGGTCCGAGCTGCCACCCGAGACCGTGCAGGCCGCCGCGGAGGCACTCCGGGCACTCTTCGTCACCGACCGCCCGGCGGCGCGGACCGGCACGAGGAGCTAG
- a CDS encoding helix-turn-helix domain-containing protein has protein sequence MASKKSGGESPLAEVKFLTVAEVATAMRVSKMTVYRLVHSGELPAVRVGRSFRVSEDAVHDYLKGAFFQAG, from the coding sequence ATGGCATCAAAGAAGTCCGGCGGTGAGTCGCCGCTCGCCGAGGTGAAGTTCCTGACCGTGGCGGAGGTCGCCACGGCCATGCGCGTGTCCAAGATGACGGTGTACCGCTTGGTGCACTCCGGAGAGCTGCCCGCGGTACGGGTGGGTCGGTCGTTCCGGGTGTCTGAGGACGCCGTGCACGACTACCTCAAGGGCGCCTTCTTCCAGGCCGGATAA
- a CDS encoding GDSL-type esterase/lipase family protein, whose amino-acid sequence MRVLARALPVVIAGAALALNLSPGLTAGRTSQSAQLQAVDDPAVPINRATPTKLMPLGDSNTAGGDAAGGGYRTDLWQLLKADGRPVDFVGSVTSGSAALGDKNHEGHGGWTIGQLQAGVVGWLNTYQPDVVTLQIGTNDMYDDASAGAAPGKLSTLIDTINATLPNAKVFVSNLPQLNDANHYSRVAAFNAIIPGIVAAKAAAGKPVSYLDANSGLYQTYDFVDTWHPNYGAASKAAARWYAALTGAPLTRLEAEQTANATVVHATRVQITSASGGGKIGYIDYADSSVTFKFQVGAAGNYRIRARGANGTGTNCTHKVSANGGPAATVTYPSYSWDLLGVGAVDVALTAGQNTVKFSKGDCYTELDAIDVGPVPVN is encoded by the coding sequence ATGCGCGTACTCGCCCGTGCTCTGCCCGTCGTGATCGCCGGTGCCGCGTTGGCACTCAACCTCAGCCCAGGCCTGACCGCCGGTCGCACCAGCCAATCCGCGCAACTCCAGGCCGTCGACGACCCCGCGGTACCGATCAACCGCGCCACCCCGACGAAGCTGATGCCGCTCGGCGACTCGAACACCGCGGGCGGCGACGCGGCGGGCGGTGGCTACCGCACCGACCTGTGGCAACTGCTGAAGGCCGACGGCCGCCCGGTCGACTTCGTCGGCTCGGTGACCAGCGGATCGGCGGCGCTCGGCGACAAGAACCACGAAGGCCACGGCGGCTGGACGATCGGCCAGCTCCAGGCCGGCGTCGTCGGCTGGCTGAACACCTACCAGCCGGATGTCGTCACCCTGCAGATCGGCACCAACGACATGTACGACGACGCGTCGGCCGGGGCCGCTCCAGGCAAGCTGTCCACGTTGATCGACACCATCAACGCCACACTGCCGAACGCGAAGGTGTTCGTCTCCAACCTCCCGCAACTCAACGACGCCAACCACTACAGCCGGGTGGCCGCCTTCAACGCGATCATCCCCGGCATCGTCGCCGCGAAGGCCGCCGCCGGTAAGCCGGTCAGCTACCTAGACGCGAACTCGGGCCTCTACCAGACCTACGACTTCGTCGACACGTGGCACCCGAACTACGGCGCCGCCTCGAAGGCCGCGGCCCGCTGGTACGCCGCGCTCACCGGTGCACCGCTGACCCGGCTGGAGGCTGAGCAGACCGCCAACGCGACGGTGGTGCACGCGACCCGGGTGCAGATCACCTCGGCCTCGGGCGGCGGGAAGATCGGCTACATCGACTACGCGGACAGCTCGGTCACCTTCAAGTTCCAGGTAGGGGCTGCTGGCAACTATCGGATCCGGGCCCGCGGCGCGAACGGGACCGGGACGAACTGCACCCACAAGGTCTCGGCCAACGGCGGCCCGGCGGCAACCGTAACCTACCCGTCGTACAGCTGGGACCTGCTCGGCGTCGGCGCGGTGGACGTCGCGCTGACGGCCGGGCAGAACACGGTCAAGTTCAGCAAGGGCGACTGCTACACCGAGCTGGACGCGATCGACGTCGGTCCGGTCCCGGTCAACTGA
- a CDS encoding acetoin utilization protein AcuC, protein MSGEAMLVFDEGLTAYDFGHGHPMSPIRVDLTVRLARALGVLDQLKVVPAPIADDALLQTVHTAEYIAAVKRAGEHPDVPDLDHGLGTDDTYCFPRMHEASAHVVGASVEAARAVWEGDVVHAANISGGLHHAMPAMASGFCVYNDPAIAIQWLLDHGAERVAYVDVDVHHGDGVQTVFYNDPRVLTVSLHESPTTLFPGTGTAGETGGPDAEGSSVNVPLPPGTGDAGWLRAFHAVVPDVVKAFRPSVLVTQHGCDSHVEDPLAHLTLTIDGQRAAYQALHDLAHEVCDGKWVATGGGGYAIIDVVPRAWTHLLAIVAGQPIDPSTAVPEGWREDIQIRFGRVAPSRMTDGRDAAYTDWSTGYNPDTWLDRSIKATRDVSFPLLGLDPTY, encoded by the coding sequence ATGAGTGGTGAGGCGATGCTGGTCTTCGACGAGGGCCTGACGGCGTACGACTTCGGGCACGGGCACCCGATGAGCCCGATCCGGGTCGACCTGACCGTCCGGCTGGCCCGGGCGCTCGGCGTACTGGACCAGCTGAAGGTCGTGCCCGCGCCGATCGCCGACGACGCGCTGCTGCAGACGGTGCACACGGCCGAGTACATCGCCGCCGTGAAGCGGGCCGGCGAGCATCCCGACGTACCGGATCTCGATCATGGTCTCGGGACCGACGACACCTACTGTTTCCCCCGGATGCACGAGGCGTCCGCCCATGTCGTCGGCGCCTCGGTCGAGGCCGCGCGGGCCGTTTGGGAAGGCGACGTCGTGCACGCCGCCAACATCTCCGGCGGGCTGCACCACGCGATGCCGGCGATGGCGAGCGGATTCTGCGTCTACAACGACCCGGCCATCGCGATCCAGTGGCTGCTCGACCACGGCGCCGAGCGAGTCGCGTACGTCGACGTCGACGTGCACCACGGCGACGGGGTACAGACCGTGTTCTACAACGACCCCCGGGTGCTCACGGTGAGCCTGCACGAGTCGCCGACGACGCTGTTCCCAGGCACCGGTACTGCGGGGGAGACAGGCGGGCCGGATGCGGAAGGCAGCTCGGTCAACGTGCCGCTGCCGCCAGGAACTGGAGATGCCGGGTGGCTTCGTGCGTTCCATGCGGTGGTGCCTGATGTGGTGAAGGCTTTTCGGCCGTCAGTGCTGGTCACACAGCATGGGTGCGACTCGCATGTCGAAGACCCGCTGGCCCACCTGACCCTGACGATCGACGGGCAGCGGGCGGCGTACCAGGCACTCCACGACCTCGCCCACGAGGTCTGCGACGGCAAGTGGGTCGCAACCGGCGGTGGCGGCTACGCGATCATCGACGTCGTCCCGCGCGCCTGGACCCACCTGCTCGCCATCGTCGCCGGCCAGCCGATCGACCCGTCGACAGCGGTGCCCGAAGGCTGGCGCGAGGACATCCAGATCCGCTTCGGCCGCGTCGCCCCTTCACGAATGACAGACGGCCGAGATGCGGCGTACACGGATTGGTCGACGGGCTACAACCCGGACACCTGGCTGGACCGCTCCATCAAAGCCACCCGCGACGTCTCCTTCCCCCTCCTCGGCCTCGACCCCACGTACTAA
- a CDS encoding NUDIX domain-containing protein yields MRLGHRGIRLWWKVRKPTTFGVKALLLHPDDPARCLVVRHSYVDQEWWALPGGGYNPKRETAEGAAIREVREELSLSITEPPVVLQTLTTNREGKVDNLTIVLARPTSDHFELSAELTEARWVSTDPDALPTDGPVSRWLRIALACPRPARPR; encoded by the coding sequence ATGCGACTAGGTCATCGAGGGATCCGGCTGTGGTGGAAGGTGCGGAAGCCGACGACGTTCGGCGTGAAGGCGCTGCTGCTTCATCCGGACGACCCGGCGCGCTGCCTCGTCGTACGGCATTCCTATGTGGATCAGGAGTGGTGGGCGCTGCCGGGTGGCGGGTACAACCCGAAGCGCGAGACTGCGGAGGGCGCGGCGATCCGGGAGGTCCGCGAGGAACTGTCGCTGTCGATCACCGAACCGCCGGTCGTACTGCAGACCCTGACGACCAACCGCGAGGGCAAGGTCGACAACCTCACGATCGTGCTGGCAAGGCCGACCTCGGATCACTTCGAGTTGTCCGCGGAACTCACCGAGGCCCGCTGGGTCTCCACGGATCCGGACGCCCTGCCTACCGACGGACCGGTCTCTCGCTGGCTCCGGATCGCGCTGGCCTGCCCTCGCCCGGCCCGCCCCCGTTGA
- a CDS encoding endonuclease/exonuclease/phosphatase family protein, which yields MIRLTVATFNIRNSSAPDGDNAWPVRRQATVAAIQALDAEVVGLQEVLPDQVDYLREQFAGWQILGAGRDDGVHAGEHSVVMVRPGDWEVEAHETRWLSAEPSTPGSVGWDADLTRIATLVRLRHADGTRVGVANTHYDHAGEVARVESSRLLARWIAAEPSLHWILMGDLNATPDSPPLKALTDAGLLDAVPATEGGTEHGDFTGATDQDRIDHILTDSSWRVVEASVSHYRPGGRLPSDHWPVVATLELAEDLFA from the coding sequence GTGATCCGACTGACAGTGGCGACGTTCAACATCCGGAACTCCTCAGCGCCCGACGGTGACAACGCCTGGCCGGTACGCCGGCAGGCCACCGTCGCGGCGATCCAGGCCCTGGATGCCGAGGTGGTCGGGCTCCAGGAGGTGCTGCCGGATCAAGTCGACTACCTGCGCGAGCAGTTCGCCGGCTGGCAGATCCTCGGAGCCGGCCGGGACGACGGAGTACATGCTGGTGAGCACTCCGTCGTCATGGTCCGGCCCGGCGACTGGGAGGTGGAGGCGCACGAGACCCGGTGGTTGTCGGCCGAGCCGTCGACGCCCGGATCGGTCGGCTGGGACGCGGACCTGACCCGGATCGCCACCTTGGTGCGCCTGCGGCACGCCGACGGCACCCGGGTCGGTGTCGCGAACACCCACTACGACCACGCTGGGGAGGTCGCTCGGGTGGAGTCGTCGCGCCTGCTCGCGCGGTGGATTGCGGCCGAGCCTTCGCTGCACTGGATCTTGATGGGCGACCTCAATGCCACGCCGGATTCGCCACCACTGAAGGCGTTGACGGACGCCGGGTTGCTGGACGCCGTACCGGCGACCGAGGGTGGGACCGAGCATGGTGACTTCACCGGGGCCACCGATCAGGACCGGATCGACCACATCCTGACCGACAGCTCGTGGCGGGTCGTCGAGGCGAGCGTTTCGCACTACCGGCCAGGTGGTCGCCTTCCCAGCGACCACTGGCCGGTCGTCGCGACCCTAGAGCTTGCTGAAGACCTCTTCGCGTAG
- a CDS encoding amidohydrolase family protein: MSQRLLLRGGLVIDTEPGPVVRRDTDVLIEDGRIAAVGRDLGVTDAEVIDASDRIVLPGFVDTHRHLWEVALRGTAVDVDLMTYLQRILGEYGSRYRAEDVAAGNLVGALECLDAGITTVQDYSHVQQGIEHADAALDALMSSGIRAVYGYGQSPLTGAAVDPTGMRHVVGRASGRITVALAAIGPAYSPLEVVRADWELAASLGLPIVVHVGSGPVAYEPLALLRDEGLLRPDVLYVHGNTLADSELKLIAESGASVSITPAVEARMEMGDPMATRLRAAGVTTGLGIDVVTSAPGDMFSAMQSILALGYKSFTAAEVLQLATLEGARALGLDDQIGSLRPGKQADIIMLRASDINLIGGSQDPIGTVVTAAHPGNIDTVLVDGQPVKRDGRLLAPGLPAALEAVRRTVDYLAA; encoded by the coding sequence ATGAGTCAGCGTCTACTGCTCCGAGGAGGACTCGTCATCGACACCGAGCCCGGCCCAGTCGTGCGCCGCGACACCGACGTCCTGATCGAGGACGGGCGGATCGCCGCGGTCGGGCGCGACCTCGGGGTCACGGATGCCGAGGTGATCGATGCATCGGACCGGATCGTGCTGCCCGGGTTCGTCGACACGCACCGGCATCTGTGGGAGGTGGCGCTGCGAGGCACGGCTGTCGATGTGGATCTGATGACCTACCTCCAGCGGATCCTCGGCGAGTACGGCTCCCGCTACCGTGCCGAAGATGTTGCTGCGGGCAACCTTGTCGGCGCGCTCGAATGCCTGGACGCCGGAATCACCACCGTGCAGGACTATTCGCACGTTCAGCAGGGCATCGAACACGCGGATGCGGCGCTCGATGCGTTGATGAGCAGCGGCATCCGGGCCGTCTACGGGTACGGGCAGTCGCCGCTCACCGGCGCCGCTGTCGACCCGACCGGAATGCGGCACGTGGTGGGGCGAGCGTCCGGCCGGATCACCGTGGCACTGGCCGCCATCGGACCGGCGTACTCACCGCTCGAGGTTGTCCGTGCGGACTGGGAGTTGGCGGCGTCGCTCGGTCTGCCGATCGTGGTGCATGTCGGGAGCGGGCCGGTTGCGTACGAACCGCTGGCGCTGCTGCGGGACGAAGGGTTGTTGCGGCCCGATGTCCTCTATGTGCACGGCAACACCCTGGCCGATTCCGAGCTGAAGCTCATCGCCGAGTCCGGGGCGAGCGTGTCCATCACGCCGGCGGTCGAGGCGCGGATGGAGATGGGTGATCCGATGGCCACGCGGTTGCGGGCGGCCGGCGTCACGACCGGGCTCGGGATCGATGTGGTGACCAGCGCACCGGGTGACATGTTCAGTGCGATGCAGTCGATCCTTGCCCTCGGCTACAAATCCTTCACTGCCGCGGAGGTGCTCCAGCTCGCCACCCTGGAGGGAGCTCGCGCACTCGGCCTCGACGATCAGATCGGCTCGCTGCGCCCCGGCAAGCAGGCCGACATCATCATGCTCCGTGCTTCCGACATCAATCTGATCGGTGGCTCGCAGGACCCGATCGGCACTGTCGTCACCGCCGCGCATCCGGGCAACATCGACACCGTGCTGGTCGACGGTCAGCCGGTGAAGCGCGACGGGCGGTTGCTCGCTCCCGGCCTGCCAGCCGCGCTGGAGGCAGTACGTCGTACGGTCGACTACCTGGCCGCTTGA